The following are from one region of the Shinella sp. PSBB067 genome:
- the rpoC gene encoding DNA-directed RNA polymerase subunit beta' yields MNQEVMNLFNPQVPAQTFDSIRISIASPEKILSWSYGEIKKPETINYRTFKPERDGLFCARIFGPIKDYECLCGKYKRMKYKGIICEKCGVEVTLSRVRRERMGHIELAAPVAHIWFLKSLPSRIATLLDMTLKDVERVLYFENYIVTEPGLTALKENQLLSEEEYMIAVDEYGEDQFTAMIGAEAIYEMLASMNLEKIAGDLRSDLADTTSDLKQKKLMKRLKIVENFMESGNRPEWMIMKVVPVIPPDLRPLVPLDGGRFATSDLNDLYRRVINRNNRLKRLIELRAPGIIIRNEKRMLQESVDALFDNGRRGRVITGANKRPLKSLSDMLKGKQGRFRQNLLGKRVDYSGRSVIVTGPELKLHQCGLPKKMALELFKPFIYARLDAKGFSSTVKQAKKLVEKEKPEVWDILDEVIREHPVLLNRAPTLHRLGIQAFEPILVEGKAIQLHPLVCTAFNADFDGDQMAVHVPLSLEAQLEARVLMMSTNNILHPANGAPIIVPSQDMVLGLYYLSIMNQNEPGEGMAFSDMGELHHALESKVVTLHAKIRGRYKSVDGEGKPYTKIFETTPGRMIIGELLPKNGNIPFDICNQEMTKKNISKMIDTVYRHCGQKDTVIFCDRIMQLGFSHACRAGISFGKDDMVIPDSKVKIVGDTENLVKEYEQQYNDGLITQGEKYNKVVDAWGKATEKVAEDMMARIKAVEFDPETGRQKPMNAIYMMSHSGARGSPNQMRQLGGMRGLMAKPSGEIIETPIISNFKEGLTVNEYFNSTHGARKGLADTALKTANSGYLTRRLVDVAQDCIVTHVDCGTDKGLTMTAIVDAGQVVASIGTRVLGRTALDDIDHPVTGERIVDAGKMILEADVVEIEKAGIQSIRIRSALTCEIQTGVCGVCYGRDLARGTPVNMGEAVGVIAAQSIGEPGTQLTMRTFHLGGTATVVDQSFLEASYEGTVQIKNRNMLRNSEGNLVAMGRNMAITILDERGVERSAQRVAYGSKIFVDDGDKVKRGQRLAEWDPYTRPMMTEVEGTVHFEDVVDGISVLETTDESTGITKRSVIDWRSTPRGADLKPAIVIKDKNGAVAKLSRGGEARFMLSVDAILSVEPGQKVSQGDVLARSPLESAKTKDITGGLPRVAELFEARRPKDHAIIAEIDGTVRFGRDYKNKRRVMIEPAEDGVEPVEYLIPKGKPFHLQDGDYIEKGDYILDGNPAPHDILAIKGVEALASYLVNEIQEVYRLQGVVINDKHIEVIVRQMLQKVEITDAGDSTYIVGDNVDRIELEDVNDALIEEGKKPAYGDPVLLGITKASLQTPSFISAASFQETTKVLTEAAIAGKTDGLQGLKENVIVGRLIPAGTGGTMTQIRRIATARDEMILDERRQSTGAGVATPMLADLAGGEGAAAE; encoded by the coding sequence ATGAACCAAGAGGTCATGAACCTTTTCAACCCGCAGGTGCCTGCGCAGACGTTCGACTCCATCCGTATCTCGATCGCGTCTCCGGAAAAGATCCTGTCCTGGTCGTATGGCGAGATCAAGAAGCCGGAAACGATCAACTACCGCACGTTCAAGCCGGAACGCGACGGTCTCTTCTGCGCGCGCATCTTCGGCCCGATCAAGGACTACGAGTGCCTGTGCGGCAAGTACAAGCGCATGAAGTACAAGGGCATCATCTGCGAAAAGTGCGGCGTCGAAGTCACGCTGTCGCGCGTTCGCCGCGAGCGCATGGGCCATATCGAGCTCGCAGCGCCCGTCGCCCATATCTGGTTCCTGAAGTCGCTGCCGTCCCGCATCGCCACGCTCCTCGACATGACACTCAAGGATGTCGAGCGCGTTCTCTATTTCGAGAACTACATCGTGACGGAGCCGGGCCTGACCGCGCTCAAGGAAAACCAGCTTCTTTCCGAAGAAGAATACATGATCGCCGTCGATGAATATGGTGAAGACCAGTTCACGGCGATGATCGGCGCCGAGGCCATCTACGAAATGCTCGCCTCGATGAACCTCGAGAAGATCGCCGGCGACCTGCGTTCTGATCTGGCCGACACCACGTCGGACCTGAAGCAGAAGAAGCTGATGAAGCGCCTGAAGATCGTCGAGAACTTCATGGAGAGCGGCAACCGCCCGGAATGGATGATCATGAAGGTCGTTCCGGTGATCCCGCCGGACCTGCGTCCGCTCGTTCCGCTGGACGGCGGCCGCTTCGCGACGTCGGACCTCAACGATCTCTATCGCCGCGTCATCAACCGTAACAACCGTCTCAAGCGCCTCATCGAGCTGCGCGCACCGGGCATCATCATCCGTAACGAGAAGCGCATGCTTCAGGAATCGGTTGACGCCCTGTTCGACAACGGCCGCCGCGGCCGCGTCATCACCGGCGCCAACAAGCGTCCGCTGAAGTCGCTGTCCGACATGCTCAAGGGCAAGCAGGGCCGCTTCCGCCAGAACCTGCTCGGCAAGCGCGTCGACTATTCCGGCCGTTCGGTCATCGTGACGGGCCCGGAACTGAAGCTGCACCAGTGCGGCCTGCCGAAGAAGATGGCGCTGGAGCTCTTCAAGCCGTTCATCTACGCCCGCCTCGACGCCAAGGGTTTCTCCTCGACCGTCAAGCAGGCCAAGAAGCTCGTCGAAAAGGAAAAGCCTGAGGTCTGGGATATCCTCGACGAGGTCATCCGCGAGCATCCGGTTCTCCTCAACCGTGCGCCGACGCTGCACCGCCTGGGCATCCAGGCCTTCGAACCGATCCTGGTCGAAGGCAAGGCCATCCAGCTTCACCCGCTCGTCTGCACGGCCTTCAACGCCGACTTCGACGGCGACCAGATGGCCGTCCACGTCCCGCTCTCGCTGGAAGCCCAGCTTGAAGCGCGCGTGCTGATGATGTCGACGAACAACATCCTGCATCCGGCGAACGGCGCACCGATCATCGTTCCCTCGCAGGACATGGTTCTCGGCCTCTACTACCTGTCGATCATGAACCAGAACGAGCCGGGCGAAGGCATGGCCTTCTCCGACATGGGCGAACTGCACCATGCGCTCGAAAGCAAGGTCGTGACGCTGCACGCGAAGATCCGCGGCCGCTACAAGTCGGTCGACGGCGAGGGCAAGCCCTACACCAAGATCTTCGAAACGACGCCCGGCCGCATGATCATCGGCGAGCTGCTGCCGAAGAACGGCAACATCCCGTTCGACATCTGCAACCAGGAAATGACCAAGAAGAACATCTCCAAGATGATCGACACGGTCTACCGTCACTGCGGCCAGAAGGACACGGTCATCTTCTGCGACCGCATCATGCAGCTCGGCTTCAGCCATGCCTGCCGCGCCGGCATTTCGTTCGGCAAGGACGACATGGTCATCCCGGACAGCAAGGTGAAGATCGTCGGCGACACCGAAAACCTGGTCAAGGAATACGAGCAGCAGTACAACGACGGCCTGATCACCCAGGGCGAGAAGTACAACAAGGTCGTCGATGCCTGGGGCAAGGCGACCGAAAAGGTTGCCGAGGACATGATGGCCCGCATCAAGGCCGTCGAGTTTGACCCGGAAACCGGTCGCCAGAAGCCGATGAACGCGATCTACATGATGTCCCACTCCGGCGCCCGCGGTTCTCCGAACCAGATGCGCCAGCTGGGCGGCATGCGCGGCCTCATGGCAAAGCCGTCGGGCGAGATCATCGAAACGCCGATCATCTCGAACTTCAAGGAAGGCCTGACCGTGAACGAGTACTTCAACTCGACGCACGGCGCCCGCAAGGGCCTGGCCGACACCGCCTTGAAGACCGCGAACTCCGGCTACCTGACCCGCCGTCTCGTCGACGTCGCGCAGGATTGCATCGTCACGCATGTCGACTGCGGTACCGACAAGGGCCTCACGATGACGGCGATCGTCGACGCCGGCCAGGTCGTGGCTTCGATCGGCACCCGCGTTCTCGGCCGCACGGCGCTCGACGACATCGATCATCCGGTCACGGGTGAGCGCATCGTCGATGCCGGCAAGATGATCCTCGAGGCTGATGTCGTCGAGATCGAGAAGGCCGGCATCCAGTCGATCCGCATCCGCTCGGCGCTGACCTGCGAGATTCAGACCGGCGTCTGCGGCGTCTGCTACGGTCGCGACCTTGCACGCGGCACGCCCGTCAACATGGGCGAGGCCGTCGGCGTCATCGCGGCCCAGTCGATCGGCGAACCGGGCACCCAGCTCACCATGCGTACCTTCCACCTTGGCGGCACGGCGACCGTGGTCGACCAGTCGTTCTTGGAAGCCTCGTATGAAGGCACGGTGCAGATCAAGAACCGCAACATGCTGCGCAATTCGGAGGGCAACCTCGTCGCGATGGGCCGCAACATGGCGATCACCATCCTCGACGAGCGTGGTGTCGAGCGTTCCGCGCAGCGCGTCGCCTACGGTTCGAAGATCTTCGTCGATGACGGCGACAAGGTGAAGCGCGGCCAGCGCCTCGCCGAGTGGGACCCCTACACCCGTCCGATGATGACGGAAGTGGAAGGGACGGTTCACTTCGAAGACGTCGTCGACGGCATCTCGGTTCTGGAAACGACCGACGAATCCACCGGCATCACCAAGCGTTCGGTCATCGACTGGCGCTCGACGCCGCGCGGTGCGGACCTGAAGCCCGCGATCGTCATCAAGGACAAGAACGGCGCTGTCGCTAAGCTGTCCCGCGGTGGCGAAGCCCGCTTCATGCTCTCGGTCGACGCGATCCTCTCGGTCGAGCCGGGCCAGAAGGTCTCCCAGGGTGACGTTCTTGCCCGCTCGCCGCTGGAAAGCGCCAAGACCAAGGACATCACCGGCGGTCTGCCGCGCGTTGCCGAACTGTTCGAGGCCCGTCGTCCGAAGGACCACGCCATCATCGCGGAGATCGATGGCACCGTCCGCTTCGGCCGCGACTACAAGAACAAGCGTCGCGTGATGATCGAGCCGGCGGAAGACGGTGTCGAGCCGGTCGAGTACCTGATCCCGAAGGGCAAGCCCTTCCATCTTCAGGACGGCGACTACATCGAAAAGGGTGACTACATCCTCGACGGCAACCCCGCGCCGCACGACATCCTGGCGATCAAGGGCGTGGAAGCACTCGCTTCCTACCTCGTGAACGAAATCCAGGAAGTCTACCGGTTGCAGGGCGTTGTGATCAACGACAAGCACATCGAGGTGATCGTTCGCCAGATGCTGCAGAAGGTCGAGATCACGGATGCCGGCGACTCGACCTACATCGTCGGCGACAATGTCGACCGGATCGAGCTGGAAGACGTCAACGACGCCCTGATCGAGGAAGGCAAGAAGCCGGCTTACGGCGATCCGGTCCTCCTCGGCATCACCAAGGCGTCGCTGCAGACCCCGTCGTTCATCTCGGCCGCTTCGTTCCAGGAGACCACCAAGGTCCTCACGGAAGCTGCGATCGCCGGCAAGACCGACGGCCTGCAGGGCCTCAAGGAAAACGTCATCGTCGGCCGCCTCATCCCGGCCGGCACCGGCGGCACCATGACCCAGATCCGCCGCATCGCGACGGCCCGCGACGAGATGATTCTCGACGAGCGCCGCCAGTCGACCGGCGCCGGCGTCGCAACCCCGATGCTGGCGGATCTCGCCGGCGGCGAGGGAGCTGCGGCGGAGTAA
- a CDS encoding cytochrome-c peroxidase: MKFLLATVAASVLATAAFAADPVPADLRATALEIFKPLPSTHPAVSDNPITQEKIDLGKALFFDPRLSASGVFSCNSCHNLATGGDDNLETSIGHGWQKGPRNSPTALNAVFNEAQFWDGRAEDLKAQAKGPIQAGVEMANTPAQVVATLKSMPKYVGWFKAAFPDEADPVTFDNMAKAIEAFEATLITPAPFDAFLNGDDGAMTAEQKEGLALFMDKGCASCHSGINIGGNGYYPFGLIEKPGAEVLPENDKGRFAVTATADDSYVFRAAPLRNVTLTAPYFHSGKVWNLKQAVAIMGTSQLGEDLSETDVDRIVAFLGSLEGRMPDIVYPVLPAETSDTPLPSGEVK; this comes from the coding sequence ATGAAATTCCTGCTGGCGACTGTCGCCGCGTCGGTCCTTGCGACCGCCGCCTTTGCCGCCGATCCGGTCCCGGCCGATCTGCGCGCGACGGCGCTCGAGATCTTCAAACCCTTGCCCTCGACCCATCCCGCGGTCAGTGACAATCCCATCACCCAGGAGAAGATCGATCTCGGCAAGGCGCTGTTCTTCGATCCGCGGCTGTCGGCCTCGGGCGTCTTCTCGTGCAACTCCTGTCACAACCTGGCGACCGGCGGCGACGACAACCTCGAGACGTCGATCGGCCACGGCTGGCAGAAGGGCCCGCGCAACTCGCCGACCGCATTGAACGCGGTCTTCAACGAGGCGCAGTTCTGGGACGGCCGCGCGGAAGACCTGAAGGCACAGGCCAAGGGACCGATCCAGGCAGGCGTCGAGATGGCGAACACGCCGGCACAGGTCGTCGCCACGCTGAAGTCGATGCCGAAATATGTCGGGTGGTTCAAGGCCGCATTCCCGGACGAGGCCGATCCGGTCACCTTCGACAACATGGCCAAGGCCATCGAGGCCTTCGAGGCGACGCTGATCACGCCCGCTCCCTTCGACGCCTTCCTCAACGGCGACGACGGTGCGATGACCGCGGAGCAGAAGGAAGGGCTCGCGCTCTTCATGGACAAGGGCTGCGCCTCCTGCCACAGCGGCATCAACATCGGCGGTAACGGTTACTATCCGTTCGGCCTGATCGAGAAGCCTGGCGCCGAGGTTCTGCCGGAAAACGACAAGGGCCGCTTCGCTGTCACGGCGACGGCGGACGACTCCTACGTCTTCCGCGCCGCACCGCTGCGCAACGTCACGCTGACGGCGCCGTACTTCCATTCGGGCAAGGTATGGAACCTGAAGCAGGCCGTCGCCATCATGGGCACCTCGCAGCTCGGCGAAGACCTGTCGGAAACCGACGTCGACAGGATCGTCGCCTTCCTCGGTTCGCTGGAAGGCCGCATGCCTGATATCGTCTATCCGGTCCTGCCGGCAGAAACGAGCGATACGCCTCTGCCGAGCGGTGAAGTCAAGTAA
- a CDS encoding transcriptional regulator produces MASSADNDNNTLDEPMVFIIIGKAYEREGADGIDIHVMLSAPDDDTAVREALNALSEEGFLEADLDQIGTLNGAPEDEPHASAYKGALEGEVAIIRFA; encoded by the coding sequence ATGGCGTCAAGCGCCGACAACGACAACAATACGCTCGACGAGCCGATGGTCTTCATCATCATCGGCAAGGCCTACGAGCGCGAGGGCGCCGATGGCATCGACATCCACGTCATGCTGAGCGCGCCAGACGACGACACCGCCGTGCGCGAGGCGCTGAATGCGCTTTCGGAGGAAGGATTCCTGGAGGCCGACCTCGACCAGATCGGCACGCTGAACGGCGCGCCCGAGGACGAACCGCATGCCTCCGCCTACAAGGGCGCCCTCGAGGGGGAAGTGGCGATCATCCGCTTCGCGTGA
- the rpsL gene encoding 30S ribosomal protein S12 → MPTVNQLIRKPRQASVKRNKVPALQENPQKRGVCTRVYTTTPKKPNSALRKVAKIRLTNGFEVIGYIPGEGHNLQEHSVVMIRGGRVKDLPGVRYHIIRGVLDTQGVKNRKQRRSKYGAKRPK, encoded by the coding sequence ATGCCTACCGTAAACCAGTTGATCCGCAAGCCGCGCCAGGCGTCGGTAAAGCGCAACAAGGTTCCTGCCCTGCAGGAAAACCCCCAGAAGCGCGGCGTTTGCACCCGCGTCTACACGACGACCCCGAAGAAGCCGAACTCGGCTCTGCGTAAGGTCGCCAAGATCCGCCTGACCAATGGCTTCGAAGTCATCGGCTACATCCCGGGCGAAGGCCACAACCTGCAGGAACACTCCGTCGTCATGATCCGTGGCGGCCGCGTGAAGGACTTGCCGGGCGTGCGTTACCACATCATCCGCGGCGTTCTCGACACCCAGGGCGTCAAGAACCGCAAGCAGCGCCGCTCCAAGTACGGCGCGAAGCGTCCGAAATAA
- the rpsG gene encoding 30S ribosomal protein S7, which yields MSRRHRAEKREINPDPKFGDLVVTKFMNAIMLDGKKSVAETIVYGAFDVVQGKSKQDPVTVFHSALDNVAPHVEVRSRRVGGATYQVPVDVRPERRQALAIRWLIAAARKRNETTMVERLSGELMDAANNRGSAVKKREDTHKMADANRAFSHYRW from the coding sequence ATGTCCCGTCGCCATAGAGCAGAAAAGCGCGAGATCAACCCGGACCCGAAGTTCGGCGACCTCGTGGTCACCAAGTTCATGAACGCCATCATGCTGGACGGCAAGAAGTCCGTCGCCGAAACGATCGTTTACGGCGCCTTCGATGTCGTGCAGGGCAAGTCCAAGCAGGATCCGGTGACGGTTTTCCATTCGGCTCTCGACAACGTCGCGCCGCACGTCGAAGTGCGCTCGCGTCGCGTCGGCGGTGCGACCTACCAGGTTCCGGTCGACGTTCGTCCGGAGCGCCGTCAGGCTCTGGCCATCCGCTGGCTGATCGCCGCTGCCCGCAAGCGTAACGAAACGACCATGGTCGAGCGCCTTTCCGGCGAACTCATGGACGCAGCGAACAATCGCGGCAGCGCCGTCAAGAAGCGCGAAGACACGCACAAGATGGCTGACGCCAACCGTGCCTTCTCGCACTACCGCTGGTAA
- the fusA gene encoding elongation factor G, giving the protein MAREYKIEDYRNFGIMAHIDAGKTTTTERILYYTGKSHKIGEVHDGAATMDWMEQEQERGITITSAATTTFWKGRDGKTRRFNIIDTPGHVDFTIEVERSLRVLDGAIALLDANAGVEPQTETVWRQAEKYNVPRMIFCNKMDKTGADFYRSVSMIKSRLGATAVVMQLPIGAESDFKGVIDLVEMNALVWRDESLGAQWDVVEIPEDMKEKAEEYREKLIETVVEIDEAAMEAYLEGNYPDNDKIRELVRRGTIDVKFHPMFCGTAFKNKGVQPLLDAVVDYLPSPADIPAIKGIDVKTEAEIERHADDSEPLSMLAFKIMNDPFVGSLTFARIYSGKLEKGTSVMNTVKEKRERVGRMLQMHSNSREDIEEAFAGDIVALAGLKDTTTGDTLCDPLKPVILERMEFPEPVIQIAIEPKTKNDQEKMGLALNRLAAEDPSFRVKTDEESGQTIIAGMGELHLDIIVDRMRREFKVEANVGAPQVAYRETITRKTEKDYTHKKQTGGTGQFARVKLVFEPNPDGEDFVFESKIVGGAVPKEYIPGVQKGIESVLSSGPLAGFPMLGVKATLIDGAFHDVDSSVLAFEIASRACFREASREAGAQLLEPMMKVEVVTPEDYVGDVIGDLNSRRGQIQGQESRGVAVVISANVPLANMFKYVDNLRSMSQGRAQYSMVFDHYAPVPSNVAQEIQAKYSGQK; this is encoded by the coding sequence ATGGCTCGCGAATACAAAATCGAAGACTACCGAAATTTCGGTATCATGGCGCATATCGACGCCGGCAAGACCACGACGACCGAACGCATCCTCTACTACACCGGCAAGTCCCACAAGATCGGCGAAGTCCACGACGGCGCCGCCACGATGGACTGGATGGAGCAGGAGCAGGAACGCGGCATCACGATCACGTCCGCTGCCACCACGACCTTCTGGAAGGGCCGTGACGGCAAGACCCGCCGCTTCAACATCATCGACACCCCCGGCCACGTCGACTTCACCATCGAAGTCGAGCGTTCGCTGCGCGTTCTCGACGGTGCCATCGCCCTTCTCGACGCCAATGCCGGCGTCGAGCCGCAGACGGAAACCGTCTGGCGCCAGGCCGAGAAGTACAACGTTCCGCGCATGATCTTCTGCAACAAGATGGACAAGACCGGCGCGGACTTCTACCGCTCGGTGTCCATGATCAAGTCGCGCCTCGGTGCGACCGCCGTCGTCATGCAGCTGCCGATCGGCGCTGAAAGCGACTTCAAGGGCGTTATCGACCTCGTCGAGATGAACGCTCTCGTCTGGCGCGATGAATCGCTCGGCGCCCAGTGGGACGTCGTCGAAATTCCGGAAGACATGAAGGAAAAGGCCGAGGAATACCGCGAGAAGCTCATCGAGACCGTCGTCGAAATCGACGAAGCCGCGATGGAAGCCTATCTCGAAGGCAACTACCCGGACAACGACAAGATCCGCGAACTCGTTCGCCGCGGCACCATCGACGTGAAGTTCCACCCGATGTTCTGCGGTACCGCGTTCAAGAACAAGGGCGTCCAGCCGCTCCTCGACGCCGTCGTCGATTACCTGCCGTCCCCGGCGGACATCCCGGCGATCAAGGGCATCGACGTCAAGACGGAAGCCGAGATCGAGCGTCATGCCGACGACAGCGAGCCGCTTTCCATGCTCGCCTTCAAGATCATGAACGACCCCTTCGTCGGTTCGCTCACCTTCGCCCGCATCTATTCCGGCAAGCTCGAAAAGGGCACGTCGGTCATGAACACGGTCAAGGAAAAGCGCGAGCGCGTCGGCCGCATGCTGCAGATGCACTCCAACTCGCGTGAAGACATCGAAGAAGCCTTCGCGGGCGACATCGTTGCTCTCGCCGGCCTCAAGGACACGACGACGGGCGACACGCTCTGCGACCCGCTGAAGCCGGTCATCCTCGAGCGCATGGAATTCCCCGAGCCGGTCATCCAGATCGCCATCGAGCCGAAGACCAAGAACGACCAGGAAAAGATGGGCCTCGCCCTCAACCGCCTGGCCGCCGAAGACCCGTCCTTCCGCGTCAAGACCGACGAAGAGTCCGGCCAGACGATCATCGCGGGCATGGGTGAACTTCACCTCGACATCATCGTCGACCGCATGCGTCGCGAGTTCAAGGTCGAAGCGAACGTCGGCGCTCCGCAGGTCGCCTACCGCGAGACGATCACGCGCAAGACCGAGAAGGACTACACGCACAAGAAGCAGACCGGTGGTACCGGCCAGTTCGCCCGCGTGAAGCTCGTCTTCGAACCGAACCCGGACGGCGAAGATTTCGTCTTCGAATCCAAGATCGTCGGTGGTGCCGTTCCGAAGGAATACATCCCGGGCGTTCAGAAGGGTATCGAAAGCGTCCTGTCCTCGGGTCCGCTCGCAGGCTTCCCGATGCTCGGCGTCAAGGCGACGCTCATCGACGGCGCCTTCCATGACGTCGACTCCTCGGTCCTCGCCTTCGAAATCGCCTCGCGCGCCTGCTTCCGTGAAGCATCCCGCGAAGCCGGCGCCCAGCTTCTGGAGCCGATGATGAAGGTCGAAGTCGTGACGCCGGAAGACTATGTCGGCGACGTCATCGGCGACCTGAACTCCCGCCGTGGCCAGATCCAGGGCCAGGAATCGCGCGGCGTCGCCGTCGTGATCTCCGCCAACGTGCCGCTGGCCAACATGTTCAAGTACGTCGACAACCTGCGCTCCATGTCGCAGGGCCGCGCCCAGTACTCGATGGTCTTCGACCACTACGCGCCGGTTCCGTCGAACGTCGCACAGGAAATCCAGGCAAAGTACTCCGGTCAGAAGTGA
- the tuf gene encoding elongation factor Tu yields the protein MAKGKFERNKPHVNIGTIGHVDHGKTSTTAAITKYFGEFKAYDQIDAAPEEKARGITISTAHVEYETANRHYAHVDCPGHADYVKNMITGAAQMDGAILVVSAADGPMPQTREHILLARQVGVPAIVVFLNKVDQVDDAELLELVELEVRELLSSYEFPGDDIPIVKGSALAALEDSNKEIGEDAIRALMAAVDDYIPTPERPIDQPFLMPIEDVFSISGRGTVVTGRVERGIVKVGEEIEIVGIRPTTKTTCTGVEMFRKLLDQGQAGDNIGALLRGVTRDGVERGQILCKPGSVKPHKKFKAEAYILTKEEGGRHTPFFTNYRPQFYFRTTDVTGIVTLPEGTEMVMPGDNVTVDVELIVPIAMEEKLRFAIREGGRTVGAGIVASIVE from the coding sequence ATGGCAAAAGGTAAGTTTGAGCGCAACAAGCCTCACGTAAACATCGGCACGATCGGCCACGTTGACCATGGCAAGACGTCGACGACGGCAGCGATCACGAAGTATTTCGGCGAGTTCAAGGCGTATGACCAGATCGACGCCGCACCGGAAGAAAAGGCGCGCGGCATCACCATCTCGACGGCGCACGTCGAATACGAGACGGCCAACCGCCACTATGCGCATGTCGACTGCCCCGGCCACGCCGACTACGTCAAGAACATGATCACCGGTGCTGCCCAGATGGACGGCGCGATCCTCGTCGTCTCGGCTGCCGACGGCCCGATGCCGCAGACCCGCGAGCACATCCTGCTCGCCCGCCAGGTCGGCGTTCCCGCCATCGTCGTGTTCCTCAACAAGGTCGACCAGGTCGACGACGCCGAGCTTCTCGAGCTCGTCGAGCTGGAAGTGCGCGAACTGCTGTCGTCCTACGAATTCCCGGGCGACGACATTCCGATCGTCAAGGGTTCGGCTCTCGCCGCCCTGGAAGATTCCAACAAGGAAATCGGCGAAGACGCGATCCGCGCCCTGATGGCCGCAGTCGACGACTACATCCCGACCCCGGAACGTCCGATCGACCAGCCCTTCCTGATGCCGATCGAAGACGTGTTCTCGATCTCGGGCCGTGGCACGGTTGTCACGGGTCGCGTCGAGCGCGGCATCGTCAAGGTCGGTGAGGAAATCGAGATCGTCGGCATCCGTCCGACGACGAAGACGACCTGCACGGGCGTCGAGATGTTCCGCAAGCTGCTCGACCAGGGCCAGGCCGGCGACAACATCGGCGCGCTGCTGCGCGGCGTCACGCGTGACGGCGTCGAGCGTGGCCAGATCCTGTGCAAGCCGGGTTCGGTCAAGCCGCACAAGAAGTTCAAGGCCGAAGCCTACATCCTGACGAAGGAAGAAGGCGGCCGTCATACGCCGTTCTTCACGAACTACCGTCCGCAGTTCTACTTCCGCACGACGGACGTGACGGGCATCGTGACGCTTCCGGAAGGCACGGAAATGGTGATGCCGGGCGACAACGTGACGGTTGACGTCGAGCTGATCGTTCCGATCGCGATGGAAGAAAAGCTGCGCTTCGCCATCCGCGAAGGCGGCCGCACCGTCGGCGCCGGCATCGTCGCTTCGATCGTCGAGTAA
- the rpsJ gene encoding 30S ribosomal protein S10 — MNGQNIRIRLKAFDHRILDASTREIVSTAKRTGASVRGPVPLPTRIEKFTVNRSPHVDKKSREQFEMRTHKRLLDIVDPTPQTVDALMKLDLAAGVDVEIKL, encoded by the coding sequence ATGAACGGCCAGAACATCCGCATCCGCCTCAAGGCGTTTGACCACCGGATCCTTGATGCCTCCACGCGTGAAATCGTGTCGACGGCAAAGCGCACCGGCGCCAGCGTCCGCGGTCCCGTTCCGCTCCCGACCCGTATTGAAAAGTTCACGGTCAACCGCTCGCCCCACGTCGACAAGAAGAGCCGTGAACAGTTCGAGATGCGCACCCACAAGCGCCTGCTCGACATCGTAGATCCGACGCCACAGACGGTCGATGCTCTCATGAAGCTCGACCTTGCGGCCGGTGTAGACGTAGAGATCAAACTCTAA
- the rplC gene encoding 50S ribosomal protein L3, which produces MRSGVIAQKVGMTRVYNDAGEHIPVTVLRLDNVQVVAQRTQEKNGYTAVQLGAGSSKVKNTAKALRGQFSAASVEPKAKLVEFRVSEDNLIDIGAELTASHFVAGQLVDVTGTTIGKGFAGAMKRHNFGGLRATHGVSVSHRSHGSTGNNQDPGKVWKGKRMAGHMGQTRVTTQNLEVVSTDEERGLILVKGAVPGSKGAWIVVRDAVKSGTPSDAPRPAAVRAAAK; this is translated from the coding sequence ATGCGTTCAGGTGTGATTGCACAGAAAGTAGGGATGACTCGCGTCTATAACGACGCAGGTGAGCACATCCCGGTAACAGTACTGCGACTGGACAACGTCCAGGTCGTTGCCCAGCGTACGCAGGAAAAGAACGGCTACACGGCCGTTCAGCTCGGCGCCGGCTCTTCCAAGGTGAAGAACACGGCAAAGGCGCTGCGCGGCCAGTTTTCCGCCGCAAGCGTGGAGCCGAAGGCCAAGCTCGTCGAGTTCCGCGTTTCGGAAGACAACCTGATCGACATCGGCGCGGAACTGACCGCCAGCCACTTCGTCGCCGGCCAGCTCGTCGACGTCACCGGCACCACGATCGGTAAGGGCTTCGCCGGTGCCATGAAGCGCCACAACTTCGGCGGTCTTCGTGCAACGCACGGCGTGTCCGTTTCGCACCGTTCGCACGGTTCGACGGGTAACAACCAGGATCCGGGCAAGGTCTGGAAGGGCAAGCGCATGGCTGGTCACATGGGCCAGACGCGCGTCACCACCCAGAACCTCGAAGTCGTCTCCACCGACGAAGAGCGCGGTCTCATCCTCGTCAAGGGCGCAGTCCCGGGCTCCAAGGGCGCCTGGATCGTCGTTCGTGACGCCGTCAAGTCCGGCACCCCGTCCGACGCTCCGCGTCCGGCCGCCGTGCGCGCCGCAGCCAAGTAA